A stretch of the Terriglobales bacterium genome encodes the following:
- a CDS encoding molybdenum cofactor biosynthesis protein MoaE produces MQVRVLFFGMLKDVVGRGSDSMALPAGATLADLLARYQEEFPRLEQFLPSLALSVNQEYAAAGQPLRENDEVALLPPVSGGAPAAAEPAVRLVRERIVPHDIIPPLEKPEDGAVVIFDGVARNHTRGRKTLYLDYEAYEPMALGELRRLAAEAREKFPIRNLALVHRLGRIQIGESSVLIAVYSAHRAPAFEACRWLIDTLKKKVPIWKKEYFEDGAVWADGEPFPADIPKATTEGAQGASK; encoded by the coding sequence ATGCAGGTTCGTGTCCTGTTTTTCGGCATGCTGAAGGACGTGGTGGGGCGGGGAAGCGACTCGATGGCCCTGCCCGCCGGCGCCACCCTCGCCGACCTGCTGGCCCGCTATCAGGAAGAGTTCCCGCGGCTGGAGCAGTTCCTGCCTTCGCTCGCCCTCTCCGTCAACCAGGAATATGCCGCGGCTGGCCAGCCCTTGCGCGAGAACGACGAAGTCGCCCTGCTGCCCCCGGTCAGCGGCGGCGCGCCGGCGGCGGCCGAGCCGGCGGTCCGGCTGGTGCGCGAGCGCATCGTCCCCCACGACATCATTCCCCCGCTGGAGAAGCCGGAAGACGGCGCGGTGGTGATCTTCGATGGCGTGGCCCGCAACCACACCCGCGGCCGCAAGACCCTCTACCTGGATTACGAAGCCTACGAGCCCATGGCGCTTGGGGAACTGCGCCGCCTGGCCGCCGAAGCGCGAGAGAAGTTCCCCATCCGCAACCTGGCCCTGGTGCACCGCCTGGGGCGCATCCAGATCGGGGAGAGCAGCGTGCTCATCGCCGTCTATTCCGCCCACCGCGCCCCCGCCTTCGAGGCCTGCCGCTGGCTCATCGACACCCTCAAGAAGAAGGTCCCCATCTGGAAGAAGGAGTACTTCGAAGACGGAGCGGTGTGGGCGGATGGCGAACCTTTTCCCGCAGATATCCCGAAGGCAACGACAGAAGGGGCGCAGGGCGCATCTAAGTGA